One part of the Eucalyptus grandis isolate ANBG69807.140 chromosome 10, ASM1654582v1, whole genome shotgun sequence genome encodes these proteins:
- the LOC104423831 gene encoding probable LRR receptor-like serine/threonine-protein kinase At3g47570: protein MAGYANVGPEQVLKRLKEETGGRSALGSSMEATMPNLRMNSVLAFVSLILFIYQTHSNTCITYASYPRNETDRAALLAFKDKMIEDPLGIMSSWNESVSHCNWSGVYCSRRHVGRVTALDLMNQKLIGTIPPNIGNLTFLRVIDLSANRLRGNIPEEFGKLFRLTWLGLFNNELGGEIPRNLSSCIGSIPREIEKLNGLQILVLYNNSISGEIPDGIGKLQNLTYLYLWGNKISGAIPSSLGNVSQLLRLYLQYNQLEGDIPPSLGRCRQLQALWLSNNNFNGTIPKEVIGLSSLSLYFGVAGNSLMGPLPLEVGNMSQIVQVDLSDNRLTGEIPSTLSQCLMLVSLGMAGNFFEGSIPHSLRTLIGLLYLNLSRNKLSGQIPIYFENFTVLEALDLSFNGLEGEVPQEGIFKDTKRISIMGNEELCGGIKELGLPACKVSNMKKRRKIPKLKISIAITILFLIMLTCFIVILYWRRKSTTRPSMALPTDECFLKVSYAKLRQATNEFSPSNLIGQGSHGFVYQGILDGNRLVAVKVLNLSQKGAFKSFLVECEALRSIRHRNLVNIITVCSSIDFTGAEFKALVYDLMQNGSLERWLHPSENSLDMPKLNLNQRLDIAIDVASAIEYLHHHCQTSIIHGDLKPSNVLLDHDMVARVCDFGLARFLRGSTSQDASQCQASSSLLKGTIGYVAPEYGLGSASSLQGDVYSFGILLLEMFTGIRPTDVMFKDGWTLHEFVKTTQRGSLVKILDPKLVSIEYPAGIDDSQISDVDMVRFEENIADIMRIGVSCSTKLPIERMDMMNALSELCVVKKKFFKHGM from the exons ATGGCAGGTTATGCTAACgttggacctgagcaggtccttaaaaggctcaaggAGGAAACAGGTGGGAGATCCGCCCTTGG ATCAAGTATGGAAGCAACCATGCCAAACTTGAGAATGAATTCAGTATTAGCTTTTGTCAGCCTCATTCTTTTCATATATCAAACTCACTCCAACACTTGTATTACCTACGCATCCTATCCCAGAAATGAAACAGATAGGGCAGCATTGCTTGCCTTCAAGGACAAGATGATTGAAGATCCTCTAGGGATCATGAGTTCCTGGAATGAGTCCGTTAGTCATTGCAACTGGTCAGGAGTTTATTGCAGTCGTCGCCACGTAGGAAGAGTCACTGCCCTCGACTTGATGAATCAAAAGCTCATTGGCACAATACCTCCCAATATAGGAAATCTCACCTTCTTAAGAGTAATTGATCTGAGTGCAAATCGACTTCGAGGCAACATTCCAGAAGAATTCGGGAAGTTGTTTAGATTGACATGGCTAGGCCTCTTCAACAATGAACTCGGAGGGGAGATACCACGGAATTTGTCATCTTGCATAG GAAGCATCCCTCGAGAAATCGAGAAGTTGAATGGCTTACAGATCTTGGTGTTATACAACAACAGCATCAGCGGTGAGATTCCCGATGGCATTGGTAAGCTCCAAAATTTAACCTATCTTTACCTATGGGGTAATAAGATTTCAGGGGCAATTCCTTCCTCTCTTGGAAACGTCTCCCAATTGCTTCGCTTGTACCTTCAATATAATCAACTAGAAGGTGACATTCCCCCAAGTCTTGGACGGTGTCGACAATTGCAAGCATTGTGGTTATCCAATAACAACTTTAACGGTACAATACCGAAAGAGGTCATCGGCCTTTCTTCTCTATCCCTCTATTTTGGAGTTGCTGGAAATTCCTTAATGGGGCCATTACCTCTTGAAGTGGGAAATATGAGCCAAATTGTGCAAGTCGACCTTTCTGACAATAGGCTGACTGGAGAAATACCAAGCACTTTGTCCCAGTGCCTTATGCTAGTAAGCTTGGGCATGGCAGGCAATTTTTTTGAAGGAAGTATACCACATTCTCTAAGGACCTTGATTGGCCTTCTATACCTCAATCTCTCAAGAAACAAATTGTCCGGTCAAATTCCCAtatattttgagaatttcaCTGTGCTTGAAGCCTTGGATCTATCCTTTAACGGTCTTGAAGGAGAGGTGCCACAGGAGGGGATTTTCAAAGATACAAAGCGCATATCAATAATGGGAAACGAGGAATTATGTGGGGGCATCAAGGAACTTGGACTTCCCGCATGCAAAGTCAGCAACATGAAGAAgcggagaaagattccaaaattgaaaatatctatTGCGATAACTATCTTGTTTTTAATCATGTTGACATGCTTCATTGTTATTCTATACTGGAGGAGGAAATCTACAACAAGACCTAGCATGGCATTGCCAACTGATGAGTGCTTCCTAAAGGTTTCCTATGCAAAGCTCCGTCAAGCAACTAATGAGTTCTCACCATCTAATTTGATTGGCCAAGGGAGCCACGGCTTTGTGTATCAAGGAATCCTAGATGGAAATCGATTGGTGGCAGTGAAAGTGCTCAACCTAAGTCAAAAGGGGGCTTTTAAGAGCTTCTTGGTAGAATGTGAAGCGTTGAGAAGTATACGCCACCGAAATCTTGTCAACATCATCACTGTTTGCTCGAGCATCGATTTCACAGGCGCAGAATTTAAGGCTCTAGTCTATGACTTGATGCAAAATGGTAGCCTAGAACGGTGGTTGCACCCTAGTGAAAATTCGCTTGACATGCCGAAGCTCAATCTCAACCAGAGGTTAGACATTGCCATTGATGTGGCTTCTGCCATTGAATATCTTCACCACCATTGCCAAACAAGCATCATACATGGCGACCTAAAGCCAAGCAACGTTCTTCTTGATCATGACATGGTAGCTCGAGTGTGTGATTTCGGGCTAGCACGATTTCTTCGTGGAAGCACAAGCCAAGATGCTTCTCAATGTCAAGCAAGCTCTAGCTTGTTAAAAGGAACCATTGGCTATGTAGCTCCAG AATATGGCCTTGGCAGTGCTTCATCGTTGCAAGGagatgtgtatagctttgggATACTATTGCTCGAGATGTTCACCGGAATAAGACCTACTGATGTTATGTTCAAGGATGGATGGACCCTCCACGAATTCGTCAAGACAACTCAACGCGGGAGCTTGGTAAAGATCTTAGACCCTAAACTGGTATCCATAGAGTATCCTGCAGGGATCGATGATAGCCAAATTAGTGATGTCGACATGGTAAGATTTGAGGAAAACATTGCCGACATAATGAGAATCGGAGTTAGCTGCTCGACAAAACTTCCAATTGAGCGCATGGACATGATGAATGCATTATCTGAATTATGTGTTGTTAAAAAGAAGTTTTTCAAGCATGGCATGTAA
- the LOC104422395 gene encoding LOW QUALITY PROTEIN: UDP-glycosyltransferase 71K1 (The sequence of the model RefSeq protein was modified relative to this genomic sequence to represent the inferred CDS: inserted 1 base in 1 codon) produces MKKPELIFIPAPGVGHVISALEFAARLLGHDPRISITVLAIKAPFSSHLDAYTKSLVASQPRIALIDLPPVDPPPPELLRSVEHYVTVYIESYIPHVQRAVGEIQSSRSDSGSDRSVAGFVLDFFCTSMIDVADGFSLPSYIYLTSNAHFLDLMFHLPARHDQIGREARLSDPDLPLPNFANPVPVSVLPSAVLDGEAGGYAAYVKLARRFRDVRGIMVNTFMELERSALGSFSGGSWDGPAVYAVGPVIDPKGVPDPSLDRAHWEKIREWLDEQPPSSVVFLCFGSLGSFDADQVKEIASGIERSGHKFLWSLRPESSQSQLPVGFLERMRGRGIICGWTPQVEVLGHAAIGGFVSHCGWNSILESLWYGVPIVTWPIYAERQXNAFTMVKELGLAVEPRLDYKGQGIGGHLVPAEEIEKAVGRLMGDDAAETRKKVREMREAARNAVKEGGSSYDSIGRLIQDFINSIE; encoded by the exons ATGAAGAAACCGGAGCTCATCTTTATCCCAGCACCAGGCGTGGGCCACGTCATCTCGGCCCTTGAGTTTGCGGCCCGCTTGCTCGGCCACGACCCCCGAATCTCCATCACCGTCCTCGCAATCAAAGCGCCCTTCAGCTCCCACTTGGATGCTTACACAAAGTCCCTCGTCGCCTCGCAGCCGCGCATCGCCCTCATCGACCTCCCTCCCGTCGACCCACCACCGCCCGAGCTCCTGCGCTCCGTCGAGCACTATGTCACGGTCTACATCGAGAGCTACATCCCGCACGTCCAGAGAGCAGTTGGGGAGATACAAAGTTCCCGGTCCGATTCCGGGTCGGACCGGTCCGTGGCGGGGTTCGTCCTGGATTTCTTCTGCACGTCCATGATTGACGTCGCCGACGGGTTCTCGCTTCCTTCTTACATTTACCTTACCAGCAACGCGCACTTCCTAGACCTCATGTTCCACTTGCCAGCTCGACACGACCAGATCGGGAGAGAGGCCCGACTGTCCGATCCGGACCTGCCTCTTCCCAATTTCGCAAACCCAGTTCCGGTGTCTGTCTTGCCGTCGGCGGTGCTTGACGGGGAAGCCGGCGGCTATGCGGCCTACGTCAAGCTGGCTCGTAGGTTCAGGGACGTCCGGGGAATCATGGTGAACACGTTCATGGAGCTGGAGCGGTCCGCCCTCGGCTCGTTTTCTGGAGGAAGCTGGGACGGGCCGGCCGTGTATGCTGTCGGACCGGTGATCGACCCGAAGGGTGTGCCGGATCCTTCTCTGGACCGGGCTCACTGGGAGAAGATCCGGGAGTGGCTCGATGAGCAACCGCCGTCCTCGGTGGTGTTCCTGTGCTTCGGGAGCTTAGGGAGCTTCGATGCGGATCAAGTGAAGGAGATCGCTTCCGGAATCGAGCGAAGCGGGCATAAGTTTCTGTGGTCGTTGCGTCCGGAAAGTTCACAGTCGCAGCTTCCTGTTGGATTCCTGGAGCGAATGCGAGGAAGAGGGATCATATGCGGGTGGACCCCACAG GTGGAGGTGCTGGGACACGCAGCCATTGGTGGGTTCGTATCTCATTGCGGTTGGAACTCCATCTTAGAGAGCTTGTGGTATGGAGTACCGATCGTGACGTGGCCCATATACGCAGAGCGAC GGAATGCCTTCACGATGGTGAAGGAATTGGGCTTGGCGGTGGAGCCGAGGCTGGACTACAAGGGGCAAGGCATTGGTGGCCATTTGGTGCCAGCGGAGGAGATAGAGAAGGCCGTCGGACGCTTGATGGGCGACGATGCCGCAGAGACGAGGAAAAAGGTGAGGGAAATGAGGGAGGCGGCGAGGAATGCTGTGAAGGAAGGTGGGTCTTCGTATGATTCGATCGGAAGGTTGATTCAAGACTTCATCAATAGCATTGAATAA
- the LOC104422397 gene encoding uncharacterized protein LOC104422397: MGKVLTTRLRWSQPIVPQSPSSSQTLASAISSPSSRRRVRSDVGPLLCRYGQSLERSALFGAPPAKLHRFRSSDYSKPRARTVKRACSRSASLDDAFSDEEFSKMIQELALRFQHSDDVSDGVDSISADAEAVAEWASDRGEDEVSSRMNSGVNFDSEQMQLPLSDIEYKEHPWQDERIERDSSDYEGSDAIIPANIERRANSVDLPLSLRMIKRKMQWKEGFREAGESAYCSVKKAFSSMVFIIRELHSFALQMREALFYEDLQGILARVQREMHASFVWLFQQIFSHTPTLMVYVMILLANFTVYSMGSNVAIAAAPPVGTYAAATETASAVEVQDNSQQKFDSSTAKTFSISSSSGKTTSIGGNNGGGGKVRPIASGMDGEGQIHRDNYGSILPNGASQLSSFGTTREAESVSGQSIREEETSLWNSMVEEASQMQASSRDEALDHETMQKFVSPVTAKVEPDDYYAEYFRTELTYQTSLSQDPSNAVLLVNYAQFLYLVAHDYDRAEEYFKKAVAAEPADGEARSKYATFLWRARSDLWAAEEMYLEAISADPSNTFYAADYAHFLWNTGGEDTCFPLSSPEEDQAHCGDGCDPHEA; encoded by the exons ATGGGTAAAGTGCTGACGACCCGTTTGCGGTGGTCGCAGCCAATCGTTCCCCAGTCGCCGTCCTCGTCCCAGACTCTAGCCTCCGCgatctcttctccttcctcgcggCGGCGAGTCCGGAGCGACGTCGGGCCTCTCTTGTGCCGGTATGGGCAGAGCCTGGAACGCTCTGCCCTGTTCGGTGCTCCGCCGGCGAAGCTCCACAGGTTCCGATCCTCCGATTACTCGAAGCCCAGAGCTCGCACTGTGAAGCGCGCTTGCAGCAGGAGCGCGAGCCTGGACGACGCTTTCTCCGACGAGGAGTTCTCGAAGATGATTCAAGAGTTGGCGCTCAGGTTCCAGCACTCCGACGACGTCAGTGACGGCGTGGATAGTATATCTGCAGATGCAGAGGCGGTGGCGGAGTGGGCCTCTGACCGTGGGGAGGACGAGGTTTCTTCGAGAATGAACAGTGGCGTCAACTTTGACTCTGAACAAATGCAACTTCCATTGTCCGATATTGAGTATAAGGAACATCCATGGCAAGACGAGAGAATCGAGCGAGATTCTTCGGATTATGAAGGCAGTGATGCGATAATTCCTGCGAATATCGAGCGGAGGGCAAATAGCGTTGATCTCCCGCTCTCGCTGAGGATGATCAAGAGGAAGATGCAATGGAAGGAGGGCTTCAGAGAGGCCGGCGAATCGGCGTATTGCTCGGTGAAGAAGGCCTTCTCCTCGATGGTTTTCATCATCCGAGAGCTCCACAGCTTCGCTCTGCAGATGAGGGAGGCTCTGTTTTACGAGGATTTGCAGGGGATCCTGGCCCGCGTGCAGCGAGAGATGCACGCCTCTTTTGTGTGGCTGTTTCAGCAGATCTTCTCGCACACGCCGACCTTGATGGTGTACGTGATGATCTTGTTGGCGAACTTCACCGTGTACTCGATGGGGAGCAACGTGGCGATCGCAGCTGCACCGCCTGTCGGGACTTACGCTGCTGCCACGGAGACGGCTTCTGCTGTCGAAGTTCAAGACAATTCGCAGCAGAAGTTTGATTCCTCGACTGCTAAGACATTTTCCATTTCGTCGTCGAGCGGGAAGACGACTTCCATCGGTGGAAACAATGGCGGGGGCGGGAAGGTTCGCCCCATTGCCAGCGGGATGGACGGCGAGGGACAGATCCATCGGGACAATTACGGTTCCATTCTCCCCAACGGAGCTTCTCAATTATCCTCATTCGGGACCACGAGAGAAGCCGAGTCGGTCTCAGGGCAATCGATCCGGGAAGAGGAGACGTCCCTGTGGAACTCGATGGTCGAGGAGGCCTCGCAAATGCAGGCTTCCTCGAGGGacgaggccctcgaccacgagACAATGCAGAAATTCGTCTCCCCGGTGACGGCGAAAGTCGAACCAGATGACTACTACGCCGAGTATTTCAGGACGGAGCTGACCTACCAGACCAGCCTATCTCAGGATCCCAGCAACGCCGTCCTCCTCGTCAATTACGCTCAATTCCTCTACCTCGTCGCCCACGACTACGACAG AGCCGAGGAGTACTTCAAGAAGGCGGTGGCCGCGGAGCCGGCGGACGGGGAGGCGCGCAGCAAGTACGCGACCTTCCTGTGGAGGGCGAGGAGCGACCTGTGGGCGGCGGAGGAGATGTACCTGGAGGCGATATCGGCGGACCCGAGCAACACGTTCTACGCCGCCGACTACGCCCACTTCCTGTGGAACACCGGGGGCGAGGATACGtgcttccctctctcctccccggAGGAGGACCAAGCCCACTGCGGCGACGGTTGTGACCCCCATGAAGcatga